The following proteins come from a genomic window of Sesamum indicum cultivar Zhongzhi No. 13 linkage group LG10, S_indicum_v1.0, whole genome shotgun sequence:
- the LOC105171726 gene encoding major allergen Pru ar 1-like, giving the protein MGAITYDIEIPSSIPAAKMFKAVVLDADTLIPKIMPQAVKNVEILEGDGGVGTVKIIHFGEGSQYKSAKHRIDAIDTENLTHSYTIVEGDALVGVLESITYHVKIVPTEDGGCICKNRSIYHTKGDVEITEEKIKEGKEKAMQMFKAIEAYLQGSPDA; this is encoded by the coding sequence ATGGGTGCCATCACTTACGATATTGAGATTCCTTCCTCAATCCCGGCCGCCAAGATGTTTAAGGCCGTTGTCCTCGATGCAGACACCCTAATTCCTAAGATCATGCCTCAGGCTGTTAAGAACGTTGAAATCTTGGAAGGAGATGGCGGTGTTGGAACCGtcaagattatccattttggTGAGGGCAGCCAGTATAAGAGTGCTAAGCACCGTATTGATGCTATTGACACGGAGAATTTGACCCACAGCTATACCATTGTTGAGGGTGATGCTCTGGTGGGAGTTCTTGAATCCATCACATATCATGTAAAGATTGTGCCGACAGAAGATGGAGGATGTATATGCAAGAACAGGAGCATTTACCACACCAAGGGCGACGTTGAGATCACTGAAGAGAAAATCAAGGAAGGAAAGGAGAAGGCAATGCAGATGTTCAAGGCGATTGAGGCTTACCTTCAAGGCAGTCCTGATGCGTAA
- the LOC105171790 gene encoding major allergen Pru ar 1-like, giving the protein MVAITYDVEIPSSIPAAKMFKAVVLDADTLIPKIMPQAIKNVEILEGDGGVGTVKIIHFGEGSQYKSAKHRVDAIDTENLTHSYTIVEGDALAGVLESITYHVKIVPTEDGGCICKNRSIYHTKGDGEITEEKIKEGKEKAFKPVLMRKYELHNQRHHRLIFLRYNCTSVIFCSFEPCILGFHASLS; this is encoded by the coding sequence ATGGTTGCCATCACTTATGATGTTGAGATTCCTTCCTCAATCCCAGCCGCCAAGATGTTCAAGGCCGTTGTCCTCGATGCAGACACCCTCATTCCTAAGATCATGCCTCAGGCTATTAAGAACGTCGAAATCTTGGAAGGAGATGGCGGTGTTGGAACCGTCAAGATCATCCACTTTGGTGAGGGCAGCCAGTATAAGAGCGCAAAGCACCGTGTTGACGCTATTGACACGGAGAATTTGACCCACAGTTACACCATTGTTGAGGGTGATGCTCTGGCGGGAGTTCTTGAATCCATCACATATCATGTGAAGATTGTGCCGACAGAAGATGGAGGATGTATATGCAAGAACAGGAGCATTTACCATACCAAGGGCGACGGTGAGATCACTGAAGAGAAAATCAAGGAAGGAAAGGAGAAGGCCTTCAAGCCAGTCCTGATGCGTAAATATGAACTTCATAACCAGAGGCACCATcggcttatttttttaagatacaATTGCACTAGTGtgatattttgttcttttgagCCATGTATTTTGGGTTTTCATGCCTCATTAAGTTAA